From the Methanobacterium spitsbergense genome, one window contains:
- the purM gene encoding phosphoribosylformylglycinamidine cyclo-ligase has product MVTYSESGVDISLEEITVSALISKLKETLNYRDIITDSGHFAALVKLGDRAIAMSTDGVGSKILVAEMMEKYDTVGIDCIAMVVNDILCVGAEPIAMVDYLAVEKPDPEIAEQIGEGLREGCNQAKVAMIGGETASLPEIVSNFDLAGTGIGIVDVNNIITGENIADGDVLIGIESSGIHSNGLSLARKVFFQENSFNIDDILPTDPKISVGEELLKPTIIYVKPIMELLKTDVEVHGLAHITGGGFTNLKRLKNGMSYDIEALPEPKPIFQAIHSLGVPIEEMYRVFNMGIGFIVVVKAEDKEKTINTLEKYNHAYLIGRVKEDSKEKVTIKTFQENIITL; this is encoded by the coding sequence ATGGTAACCTATTCAGAATCAGGAGTTGACATCAGTCTCGAAGAGATCACAGTATCAGCACTAATCTCAAAACTGAAGGAAACCCTCAATTATAGAGACATTATTACAGACTCAGGACACTTTGCAGCCCTTGTTAAACTTGGAGACAGAGCCATAGCAATGAGCACAGACGGGGTTGGAAGCAAAATATTAGTGGCTGAGATGATGGAAAAATATGACACTGTTGGAATAGATTGCATTGCAATGGTTGTAAATGACATTCTCTGTGTTGGAGCAGAACCAATAGCAATGGTAGACTATCTTGCTGTTGAAAAACCAGACCCAGAAATAGCTGAACAGATAGGAGAAGGTCTTAGAGAAGGATGTAATCAAGCCAAAGTAGCAATGATAGGTGGTGAAACTGCCAGCCTTCCTGAAATAGTTAGCAACTTTGATCTTGCCGGAACAGGAATAGGTATCGTTGATGTGAATAACATAATTACAGGTGAAAATATTGCAGATGGTGATGTTTTAATTGGAATTGAGAGTAGTGGAATTCACAGTAACGGCCTCAGCCTTGCAAGAAAGGTTTTCTTCCAAGAAAACAGTTTTAATATCGATGATATACTCCCAACTGATCCTAAAATTTCGGTGGGGGAAGAACTGCTTAAACCAACTATTATCTATGTAAAACCTATAATGGAACTTTTAAAAACAGATGTGGAAGTTCATGGACTTGCACATATAACTGGTGGAGGTTTCACAAATCTTAAAAGACTTAAAAACGGGATGAGTTATGATATTGAAGCACTTCCAGAACCCAAACCCATATTTCAAGCAATACATTCGCTTGGAGTCCCAATAGAAGAAATGTATCGTGTTTTTAACATGGGGATAGGTTTTATTGTAGTTGTAAAGGCTGAAGATAAAGAAAAGACAATAAATACTTTAGAAAAATACAATCATGCTTATTTAATTGGTAGAGTTAAAGAGG